From the genome of Solidesulfovibrio carbinolicus, one region includes:
- a CDS encoding RsmB/NOP family class I SAM-dependent RNA methyltransferase — translation MAVCDTDGAKGSGRSFRLVCQAGQRDIVEAFLAATGHMAEAEPFSPWCRRVVAEPTALGASLAARFGYIHIQDRSSMLPPLLLDPPAGARVLDMCAAPGGKTGFLAQLVGPTGFVLGNEPSPDRLATLRQTLFRESLANTATCSFADLSPQLPAGSFTHILLDPPCSGWGTLDKNPQAAKIWAGDKVAPLVGLQRKLLATAAALLAPGGRVLYSTCTTNVAENEDQTRFALDELPLRQIPLAAPAGFVFEAPHRGDVSGVLRVDSAASAAQGFYMALFEKIGGEADDSGDGTLPGESVPQAAITAAGCDPSGLPPGAVRSFGDKAFFLHAGAARLPAGFRYQGFAVGSFRSKVFRPHGRARLLMGRGGPGLNELALSRIEALLAGQSLPAGDLPARAGLYWRGLPLGFLTRKGSRALWSDR, via the coding sequence ATGGCGGTTTGCGACACGGATGGGGCAAAGGGATCGGGGCGCAGCTTTCGGCTGGTGTGCCAGGCGGGGCAGCGGGATATTGTGGAGGCTTTTCTGGCGGCCACGGGGCATATGGCCGAGGCGGAGCCGTTTTCGCCGTGGTGCCGGCGCGTGGTGGCCGAACCCACGGCCCTGGGCGCGTCGCTGGCGGCGCGGTTTGGCTACATCCACATCCAGGACCGTTCGTCCATGCTGCCGCCGCTGCTGCTTGATCCGCCGGCCGGGGCGCGGGTGCTGGACATGTGCGCCGCGCCGGGCGGCAAGACGGGGTTTCTTGCCCAGCTCGTGGGGCCAACGGGCTTTGTCCTGGGCAACGAGCCTTCCCCCGACCGGCTGGCCACCTTGCGCCAGACGTTGTTTCGGGAAAGCCTGGCCAACACGGCCACCTGCTCCTTTGCCGATCTTTCGCCTCAGCTGCCGGCCGGCTCGTTCACCCATATTTTGCTCGATCCGCCGTGCAGCGGCTGGGGCACCCTGGACAAGAATCCGCAGGCGGCCAAGATTTGGGCCGGGGACAAGGTCGCGCCCCTGGTGGGGCTGCAGCGCAAGCTTTTGGCCACGGCCGCCGCGCTTTTGGCCCCGGGCGGGCGGGTGCTCTATTCCACCTGCACCACCAACGTGGCCGAAAACGAGGACCAGACGCGCTTTGCCCTGGACGAACTGCCCCTGCGCCAGATTCCCCTGGCCGCGCCGGCCGGGTTCGTGTTCGAGGCCCCGCATCGGGGCGACGTGTCCGGGGTGTTGCGGGTGGACAGCGCGGCCAGTGCCGCCCAGGGCTTTTATATGGCACTCTTCGAGAAGATCGGCGGCGAGGCCGACGATTCCGGCGACGGGACGCTTCCGGGCGAGTCCGTGCCGCAGGCGGCGATCACGGCCGCCGGCTGCGACCCCTCGGGCCTGCCGCCCGGGGCGGTGCGATCCTTTGGCGACAAGGCCTTTTTTCTCCATGCCGGGGCGGCGCGGCTCCCGGCCGGCTTTCGTTACCAGGGCTTTGCCGTGGGCTCGTTTCGCTCCAAGGTGTTCCGACCCCATGGCCGGGCGCGGCTGCTTATGGGGCGCGGCGGGCCGGGCTTGAACGAGCTGGCGCTTTCCCGTATCGAGGCGCTGCTTGCCGGCCAGAGCCTGCCGGCCGGCGATCTGCCGGCCAGGGCAGGCCTGTACTGGCGCGGGCTACCGCTGGGATTTTTGACGAGGAAAGGTTCCCGGGCCTTGTGGTCCGACCGATAA
- a CDS encoding DedA family protein yields the protein MDILMHFIDVMLHVDKYLNAIAADYGMWTYAILFAIVFCETGFVVTPFLPGDSLLFAAGALSAGGVLDPHVIVGLLITAAFIGDNVNYWIGRRVGPAVFEHDNIRFFKKEHLLKAHAFYEKHGGKTIILARFVPIIRTFAPFVAGIARMTYPTFQAYNIVGAVIWVVLFVYSGYFFGNLPFIKRNFSAVILAIIVISVLPGVIEYLRHKKAAAAAGK from the coding sequence ATGGACATCCTGATGCACTTCATCGACGTCATGTTACACGTCGATAAATATCTGAACGCCATCGCCGCCGACTACGGCATGTGGACCTATGCCATCCTTTTTGCCATTGTTTTCTGCGAAACCGGCTTTGTCGTCACCCCGTTTTTGCCCGGCGATTCCCTACTTTTCGCGGCCGGGGCGCTTTCCGCCGGGGGCGTCCTCGACCCCCATGTCATCGTCGGTCTGCTCATCACTGCCGCCTTCATCGGCGACAACGTCAACTACTGGATCGGCAGAAGGGTCGGCCCCGCCGTCTTCGAGCACGACAACATCCGCTTCTTCAAAAAGGAACACCTGCTCAAAGCCCACGCCTTCTACGAGAAACACGGCGGCAAGACCATCATCCTGGCCCGCTTCGTGCCCATCATCCGCACCTTTGCCCCCTTTGTGGCCGGCATCGCCCGCATGACCTATCCCACATTCCAGGCCTATAACATCGTCGGCGCCGTCATCTGGGTCGTCCTTTTCGTCTATTCCGGCTACTTCTTTGGCAACCTGCCGTTTATCAAGCGCAATTTCAGCGCCGTCATCCTCGCCATCATCGTCATCTCGGTGCTGCCCGGCGTGATCGAATACCTGCGCCACAAAAAAGCCGCCGCCGCCGCCGGCAAATAA
- a CDS encoding P-II family nitrogen regulator, with product MKLVIAYFRPEQLNSVKQALYAQGIHGMSVTNIAGSGRQKGYTEQYRGVIVEVNLLKKVRLEVAVADEKVDLVMDAIADGAKTGKEGDGMMFVMDIANARRIRTGETGTDILR from the coding sequence ATGAAACTCGTCATCGCCTACTTTCGGCCCGAGCAGCTCAACAGCGTCAAGCAGGCGCTCTACGCTCAGGGCATCCACGGCATGTCCGTCACCAACATCGCCGGCTCCGGTCGCCAGAAGGGCTATACCGAACAGTATCGCGGCGTCATCGTCGAGGTGAATTTGCTCAAAAAAGTGCGTCTGGAAGTGGCCGTGGCCGACGAAAAAGTCGATCTGGTCATGGACGCCATCGCCGACGGCGCGAAAACCGGCAAGGAAGGCGACGGCATGATGTTCGTCATGGACATCGCCAACGCTCGCCGCATCCGCACCGGCGAAACCGGCACGGACATTCTGCGCTAG
- a CDS encoding ammonium transporter has product MLHRPKTRDVALMALAILTLPALALAQDEAPKPEFLSILNGNTLWTLIAAILVMFMQAGFAMVETGLTRAKNAGNILMKNMFDFSAGSIAFFLVGYALMFGADVGGFVGFSNFGLSEATPTTPDGLWAYTYWFFQCVFAATAVTIVSGAIAERTKFVAYLILSFVVTALIYPVSGHWIWGGGWLSKLEAPMIDFAGSTVVHSVGGWIALAGAMLVGPRLGKYTPDGVSKAILGHNLPLVALGVFILWFGWFGFNPGSTTTATGNIGLIAVTTNLAGCAAALTAMLTTWMRYGKPDVSMSLNGVLAGLVAITAGCANVSPMGAIIIGLCAGILVVMSVEFVDKVLKIDDPVGAISVHGVCGAFGTLMVGFLAHPDFGGVAGLLYGGGLTQLITQVLGVGSVFIWAFGTGYVVFALLKATVGIRVSEEEELKGLDITEHGSEAYSGFQIFITE; this is encoded by the coding sequence ATGCTGCACAGACCGAAGACGCGCGACGTCGCCCTGATGGCCCTGGCCATCCTGACCCTGCCCGCCCTGGCCCTGGCCCAGGACGAAGCGCCCAAGCCCGAATTCTTGTCCATCTTAAACGGCAACACCCTCTGGACCTTGATTGCCGCCATTCTCGTCATGTTCATGCAGGCCGGCTTCGCCATGGTGGAGACCGGGCTGACCCGGGCCAAAAACGCCGGCAACATCCTCATGAAGAACATGTTCGACTTCTCTGCCGGCTCCATCGCCTTTTTTCTTGTGGGCTACGCCTTGATGTTCGGCGCCGACGTCGGCGGCTTCGTCGGGTTTTCCAATTTTGGCCTGTCCGAGGCCACGCCGACCACGCCTGACGGCTTGTGGGCCTACACCTACTGGTTTTTCCAGTGCGTGTTCGCCGCCACCGCCGTCACCATCGTCTCCGGGGCCATTGCCGAACGCACCAAATTCGTGGCCTACCTCATCCTCAGCTTCGTGGTCACGGCGCTGATTTACCCCGTGTCCGGCCACTGGATATGGGGCGGCGGCTGGCTGTCCAAGCTCGAAGCGCCCATGATCGACTTCGCCGGCTCCACCGTGGTCCACTCCGTGGGCGGCTGGATCGCCCTGGCCGGAGCCATGCTCGTTGGCCCTCGTCTGGGCAAGTACACTCCTGACGGCGTGTCCAAGGCCATTCTCGGCCACAACCTGCCCCTGGTCGCCCTGGGCGTCTTTATCCTCTGGTTCGGCTGGTTCGGCTTCAACCCCGGCTCCACCACCACGGCCACGGGCAACATCGGGCTTATCGCCGTCACCACCAACCTGGCCGGTTGCGCCGCCGCTTTGACCGCCATGCTCACCACCTGGATGCGCTACGGCAAGCCCGACGTGTCCATGTCCTTAAACGGCGTCCTGGCCGGGCTGGTCGCCATCACCGCCGGCTGCGCCAACGTCTCGCCCATGGGGGCCATCATCATCGGGCTTTGCGCCGGCATCCTGGTGGTCATGTCCGTGGAATTCGTGGACAAGGTGCTCAAGATCGACGATCCGGTCGGCGCGATTTCCGTCCACGGTGTGTGCGGCGCGTTCGGCACGCTCATGGTGGGCTTTCTCGCCCATCCCGATTTCGGCGGCGTGGCCGGCCTGCTTTATGGCGGCGGTCTGACCCAGCTTATCACCCAGGTCCTTGGCGTGGGTTCGGTGTTCATCTGGGCTTTCGGCACCGGCTATGTCGTCTTCGCCCTGCTCAAGGCCACGGTGGGCATCCGGGTGAGCGAGGAAGAGGAACTCAAGGGCCTGGACATCACCGAGCACGGTTCCGAGGCTTACAGCGGCTTCCAGATTTTCATCACCGAGTAA
- a CDS encoding glutamine synthetase family protein — translation MAVFNCKNADDVLRAVKDYNVSFIQFWFIDVLGVLKSFQISPRELENAFEEGMGFDGSSITGFTKIQESDMVAFPDPATFQLVAWRPSDRPVARLFCDVKNPEGTPFAADSRYVLKRMLKKAADLGYTYYVGPELEFFLFANSTEPKILDHGGYFDAPPRDLANDVRRDINFALESMGVAVEYSHHEVAPSQHEIDLRYQEGLIMADYAQTYRVVVKEVARKHGCYATFMPKPLFGENGSGMHCHQSLFRGAKNAFYDASDPYHLSGEAKGFIAGLLRHAPEFTLITNQWVNSYKRLVPGYEAPVYIAWARRNRSALVRVPMYKPGKESATRIELRSPDPACNLYLSFAAMLGAGLKGIEEGYTLPDPIEENIFKMTDEEMEEKGVTSLPGSLREAVDNLEKSELMREVLGDHLHAALVENKKAEWDAYRTQVTEWEIERYLPIL, via the coding sequence ATGGCGGTTTTCAACTGCAAAAACGCCGACGACGTGCTGCGTGCCGTCAAGGATTACAACGTTTCCTTCATCCAGTTCTGGTTCATTGACGTGCTGGGGGTGCTCAAAAGCTTCCAGATATCGCCCCGGGAGCTGGAAAACGCCTTTGAAGAAGGCATGGGCTTCGACGGCTCGTCCATCACCGGCTTCACCAAGATCCAGGAATCGGACATGGTGGCCTTCCCGGACCCGGCCACCTTCCAGCTGGTGGCCTGGCGGCCGTCGGACCGGCCGGTGGCCCGGCTTTTTTGCGACGTGAAAAACCCGGAAGGCACGCCCTTTGCGGCCGATTCGCGCTATGTGCTCAAGCGGATGCTCAAAAAGGCCGCCGACCTGGGCTACACCTACTACGTCGGCCCGGAGCTGGAGTTCTTCCTTTTCGCCAACTCCACCGAACCCAAGATCCTCGACCACGGCGGCTACTTTGACGCGCCGCCGCGCGATCTGGCCAACGACGTGCGCCGCGACATCAACTTCGCCCTGGAATCCATGGGCGTGGCCGTGGAATACAGCCATCACGAGGTCGCCCCTAGCCAGCACGAGATCGACCTGCGCTACCAGGAAGGCTTGATCATGGCCGACTACGCCCAGACCTACCGGGTGGTGGTCAAGGAAGTGGCCCGCAAGCACGGCTGCTACGCCACCTTCATGCCCAAGCCCCTTTTCGGCGAAAACGGCTCGGGCATGCATTGTCATCAGTCGCTTTTCCGGGGAGCCAAAAACGCCTTTTACGACGCTTCCGACCCCTACCACCTGTCCGGCGAGGCCAAGGGATTCATCGCCGGGCTTTTGCGCCATGCCCCGGAATTCACGCTCATCACCAACCAGTGGGTCAATTCCTACAAGCGGCTGGTGCCGGGCTACGAAGCGCCGGTCTACATCGCCTGGGCCCGGCGCAACCGCTCGGCCCTGGTGCGGGTGCCCATGTACAAGCCCGGCAAGGAGTCGGCCACGCGCATTGAGTTGCGCAGCCCGGACCCTGCCTGCAACCTCTATCTGTCCTTTGCCGCCATGCTCGGCGCGGGGCTTAAGGGCATCGAGGAAGGCTATACGCTGCCTGACCCCATCGAGGAGAACATCTTCAAGATGACCGACGAGGAGATGGAGGAAAAGGGCGTGACCTCGCTGCCGGGCAGCCTGCGCGAGGCCGTGGACAATCTGGAGAAGAGCGAACTCATGCGCGAGGTGCTGGGCGACCATCTCCACGCCGCCCTGGTGGAGAACAAGAAGGCCGAATGGGACGCCTACCGCACCCAGGTCACGGAATGGGAGATCGAGCGCTATCTGCCGATTTTGTAA
- a CDS encoding DUF6691 family protein codes for MDLLFGLLTGVLFGFLLQRGQVLRYDVQLGALRLKDMTIVKFMLSHIMVAMVGIYLLNDLGLVKLSLKATVVGANALGGLIFGLGWGLVGYCPGTSLGAVGEGRLDALAAIAGMLVGAGIFARAYDGLLPTVYTWGNYGKITLAGVLGINHWLVIAILIVAFAAILRFIERKGL; via the coding sequence ATGGACCTGCTGTTTGGCCTGCTTACCGGCGTGCTCTTCGGGTTTTTGCTCCAGCGGGGGCAAGTGCTGCGCTACGACGTGCAGCTCGGGGCGTTGCGCCTTAAGGACATGACCATCGTCAAGTTCATGCTCTCCCACATCATGGTGGCCATGGTGGGGATTTACCTTTTAAACGATCTGGGGCTGGTGAAGCTCTCGCTCAAGGCCACCGTGGTCGGGGCCAACGCCCTTGGCGGGCTTATTTTCGGCCTGGGCTGGGGGCTGGTCGGCTACTGCCCGGGCACGTCGCTGGGGGCCGTGGGCGAAGGGCGGCTTGACGCCCTGGCCGCCATCGCCGGCATGCTCGTGGGCGCGGGCATCTTTGCCCGGGCCTACGACGGGCTTTTGCCCACGGTCTACACCTGGGGCAACTACGGCAAGATCACCCTGGCCGGCGTCCTTGGGATCAACCACTGGCTGGTCATCGCCATCCTTATCGTCGCCTTCGCGGCCATTTTGCGGTTCATTGAGCGCAAGGGGCTGTAG
- a CDS encoding YeeE/YedE thiosulfate transporter family protein: MARQAKGWNPYLAGALSGLVSVGSVWVAGKYLGASTTFVRGAGLAERLYAPDVVTTLAYYLKEKPLIDWQFLFVLGIALGAFIAAKASNDFKVQLVPDTWRARFGDGVGLRALAAFVGGAVAMFGARLADGCPSGHGLSGMSQLAVSGYLAGAGFFAGGILMARLLYRGK, from the coding sequence ATGGCGCGACAGGCAAAAGGCTGGAACCCGTATCTGGCCGGGGCGCTTTCGGGGCTGGTGTCGGTGGGGTCGGTGTGGGTCGCCGGCAAATATCTGGGCGCGTCCACCACCTTCGTTCGCGGCGCGGGTCTGGCCGAGCGGCTCTATGCCCCGGACGTGGTGACGACGCTGGCCTATTATCTCAAGGAAAAGCCCCTTATTGACTGGCAGTTTTTGTTCGTGCTGGGCATCGCCTTGGGGGCGTTCATCGCGGCCAAGGCCAGCAATGATTTTAAGGTGCAGCTCGTGCCGGACACCTGGCGGGCGCGGTTTGGCGACGGGGTCGGGCTGCGGGCCTTGGCCGCCTTTGTGGGCGGAGCGGTAGCCATGTTCGGGGCGCGGCTGGCCGACGGCTGCCCCAGCGGCCATGGGCTGTCGGGCATGTCGCAGCTCGCCGTCTCGGGCTATCTGGCCGGGGCGGGCTTTTTCGCCGGGGGCATCCTCATGGCCCGGCTGCTCTATAGGGGGAAATGA
- a CDS encoding YbaK/EbsC family protein, producing MTHPPHPDPSQDVFRHLAERLAQTGLPHVVHVHAPTRTVAEAEANLDFDTSRIVKTIAFALRGGGLALAALRGTRRVAYPALAGLLGVGRRDLAALSPEEVMTRLGVAPGSVSPLLAEGRGKLLVDADVLTIRPTVYCGLGRSDRTLEIAPGDLVAAAGGMGEVVAGEFSKE from the coding sequence ATGACGCACCCACCACACCCTGACCCGTCGCAGGACGTTTTCCGCCATCTGGCCGAGCGCCTCGCCCAGACCGGCCTGCCCCACGTCGTCCACGTCCACGCCCCCACCCGCACCGTGGCCGAAGCCGAGGCCAATCTTGACTTCGACACTTCCCGCATCGTCAAAACCATCGCCTTTGCCCTGCGCGGCGGCGGGCTGGCGCTGGCCGCCCTTCGCGGCACGCGCCGGGTGGCCTATCCGGCCCTTGCCGGCCTGCTGGGCGTGGGGCGAAGGGATCTGGCGGCGCTGTCGCCCGAGGAAGTTATGACCCGTCTTGGCGTCGCGCCGGGCAGCGTGTCGCCGCTGCTGGCCGAAGGGCGGGGGAAGCTCTTGGTGGATGCGGACGTGCTGACGATACGCCCGACGGTTTATTGCGGGCTGGGGCGATCGGACCGGACGCTGGAAATCGCGCCGGGCGATTTGGTCGCGGCGGCGGGAGGGATGGGAGAAGTGGTTGCGGGGGAGTTTTCGAAAGAATGA
- a CDS encoding GGDEF domain-containing protein, with the protein MNLTDQDLAVQLKITRQDIRRRKELLGFTEEDAKILAELKPDIDISASSIVDEFYDDQVTKPEIERTIGDAGTLGRLKHHMSNYILDMFSGRYDDIYVLSRLRIGLVHDRIGVPPMLYISSIRTLFQILRQRLTSKLSASKQCSTCHKILEALEKIILFDLTLVIDTYIHALVKQVSNSQAELENYAKSLEEEVSSRTKELIEFAQTDALTQLNNRRAFFDALRREIARSIRHEEEFVLAYIDLDHFKQANDTLGHQEGDRILICMAEAVRESLRAEDLGARIGGDEFAVIIADVDLAKAKEVIERLTKRFDTNKGNSSVTMSVGLARFNLEYPQLPDALMKEADIAMYNAKKHKGNSIAAFGQS; encoded by the coding sequence ATGAACCTGACAGACCAGGATTTGGCTGTTCAGTTAAAGATTACGCGCCAAGACATCCGCAGGCGCAAAGAGCTTCTGGGCTTTACGGAAGAAGACGCCAAAATTCTGGCCGAGTTGAAGCCAGATATAGACATCAGCGCATCTTCAATTGTTGACGAATTCTATGACGATCAAGTCACCAAACCGGAGATCGAAAGAACTATTGGAGACGCTGGCACGCTCGGGCGATTGAAACACCACATGTCAAACTACATTTTAGACATGTTTTCTGGACGTTATGACGACATCTATGTTCTCTCCCGCCTCAGAATAGGTTTGGTCCATGACCGCATCGGCGTTCCGCCGATGCTTTACATTTCTTCCATTCGCACGCTCTTTCAAATACTACGACAACGATTGACCAGCAAACTGTCCGCGAGCAAGCAATGCAGCACTTGCCACAAAATTCTTGAAGCGCTTGAAAAAATTATACTTTTCGACCTCACTCTCGTCATAGACACCTACATCCATGCGCTTGTCAAGCAAGTCTCCAACAGCCAGGCAGAGCTGGAGAACTACGCCAAAAGCCTCGAAGAAGAGGTATCTTCGCGAACAAAAGAACTCATTGAATTTGCCCAGACTGATGCACTGACGCAACTCAATAACAGAAGAGCGTTCTTTGATGCTTTAAGAAGAGAAATAGCCCGATCAATTCGGCACGAAGAAGAATTCGTCCTGGCCTATATCGACCTTGATCACTTCAAACAGGCCAATGATACGCTTGGACATCAGGAAGGCGACAGGATTTTGATTTGCATGGCCGAGGCCGTGCGTGAGTCCTTGCGGGCCGAAGACCTTGGCGCGCGAATTGGCGGCGACGAGTTTGCTGTCATCATCGCCGATGTCGATCTTGCCAAAGCAAAAGAGGTCATTGAAAGACTGACGAAAAGGTTCGACACAAACAAAGGAAACTCCTCCGTCACGATGAGTGTCGGCCTCGCTCGCTTCAATTTAGAATACCCCCAGCTTCCTGACGCGTTGATGAAGGAAGCCGACATAGCCATGTACAACGCAAAAAAACACAAAGGAAACAGCATCGCAGCTTTTGGCCAGTCGTAG
- a CDS encoding YkgJ family cysteine cluster protein produces the protein MKIDIVANGRLLDVSIGLEATQSFSCVLSPPDGDVTFVDVLPEIYEIYTNVLGVNFEESEQNGKPVRCGKGCVSCCHQLITVSVHEALLLAHIVGLLCQEEQQRIRSAFDESLTRLENAGLFRDLLHSHVNAFDDRELVVDAQKRYWALGLACPFLLDDACAIYPYRPFICRQYGVSSDPEHCGKIFQKDHLIERIRLSHDFGSAAASFDGLEAIKTRAIPLPTIFLVHGMLHCFERPKATAEVMIARFLRHADKHFSR, from the coding sequence ATGAAGATCGATATTGTTGCCAATGGCCGACTCCTCGACGTTTCGATAGGATTGGAGGCAACGCAGTCCTTTTCCTGCGTCCTGTCTCCGCCTGACGGCGATGTGACGTTCGTGGACGTGTTGCCGGAGATCTATGAGATCTACACCAATGTCCTCGGCGTCAATTTCGAGGAAAGCGAGCAGAATGGAAAACCGGTCAGATGCGGCAAGGGCTGCGTCAGTTGCTGTCATCAGCTGATTACGGTGTCCGTTCATGAAGCTTTATTGCTGGCGCACATAGTCGGTCTGCTGTGTCAGGAAGAGCAGCAGCGGATACGATCAGCTTTTGACGAGAGTTTGACGCGCCTTGAAAATGCCGGCTTGTTTCGTGATCTGTTGCATTCGCATGTGAATGCGTTTGATGACAGGGAGCTGGTTGTTGACGCGCAAAAACGGTACTGGGCGCTCGGGCTGGCCTGTCCGTTCTTGCTTGACGACGCCTGCGCCATATATCCCTATCGACCGTTTATTTGCCGGCAGTATGGCGTCAGTTCCGACCCGGAGCATTGCGGGAAGATTTTCCAGAAGGACCACCTGATCGAAAGGATCAGGTTGTCCCACGACTTCGGCAGCGCGGCGGCCTCCTTCGACGGGCTTGAGGCGATAAAGACCCGGGCAATACCGTTGCCCACGATTTTTTTGGTTCATGGGATGCTGCATTGCTTTGAGCGCCCCAAGGCGACGGCGGAAGTCATGATTGCGCGGTTCTTGCGCCACGCCGACAAGCATTTCAGCAGGTGA
- a CDS encoding XdhC family aldehyde oxidoreductase maturation factor → MIELIAAINGRLSRGEALAAVTIVTNEGSTPRTAGSKMLVFADGSIAGTVGGGLGEGMAIAAAKETLSAGPSRLLGIDMTGQASAGADLICGGRMRVFIERIAPDDAAKALFAALAGHLAAGRSCLIVARIGDGTSGRALIAPDGVLGDAVPPEVLEAARKQGRGIAAPICFEVAGVPWMLEPALARDPLYIFGGGHVSRPTCQMAAMVGFGVTVFDDRPEFANPERFPDARETMAYKDLAECFAGRLYEENASVVIVTRGHAQDKDVLALALRTRAGYIGMIGSVGKRDSVYARLRAEGFTAADIARCHSPIGLSIEAETPEEIAVSIVAELIACRAARRG, encoded by the coding sequence ATGATCGAACTGATTGCCGCCATAAACGGCCGTTTGTCCCGGGGCGAGGCCCTGGCCGCCGTCACCATCGTCACCAACGAAGGCTCCACCCCGCGCACGGCCGGCTCCAAGATGCTGGTCTTTGCCGACGGCTCCATCGCCGGCACCGTGGGCGGCGGCCTGGGCGAGGGCATGGCCATCGCCGCCGCCAAGGAAACGCTCTCCGCCGGTCCGTCGCGGCTGCTCGGCATCGACATGACCGGCCAGGCCTCGGCCGGGGCCGATCTCATCTGCGGCGGCCGGATGCGGGTTTTCATCGAGCGCATCGCCCCCGACGATGCCGCCAAGGCGCTGTTCGCCGCCCTGGCCGGCCATCTGGCCGCCGGACGCAGCTGCCTCATCGTGGCCCGCATCGGCGACGGGACCAGCGGCCGGGCGCTCATCGCGCCGGACGGCGTTCTTGGTGACGCTGTACCGCCCGAGGTGCTGGAAGCCGCCCGCAAGCAAGGCCGGGGCATCGCCGCGCCCATCTGTTTCGAGGTGGCCGGAGTACCGTGGATGCTGGAGCCGGCCCTGGCCCGCGATCCGCTCTATATTTTCGGCGGCGGCCATGTGTCGCGCCCGACCTGCCAAATGGCGGCCATGGTGGGCTTTGGCGTCACGGTTTTCGACGACCGGCCGGAATTCGCCAATCCCGAGCGGTTCCCGGACGCCCGGGAAACGATGGCTTATAAGGATTTGGCCGAGTGCTTCGCGGGCCGTTTATATGAGGAAAACGCCTCGGTTGTCATCGTCACGCGCGGCCACGCCCAGGACAAGGACGTGCTGGCCCTGGCCCTGCGCACGCGGGCCGGCTACATCGGCATGATCGGCAGCGTGGGCAAGCGGGATTCGGTGTATGCCAGGCTTCGTGCCGAGGGTTTCACCGCCGCCGACATCGCCCGCTGCCATTCGCCCATTGGCCTTTCAATCGAAGCCGAGACGCCGGAGGAAATCGCGGTCAGCATCGTGGCCGAGCTGATCGCCTGCCGGGCGGCGCGCCGGGGCTAG
- a CDS encoding DVU_1553 family AMP-dependent CoA ligase, giving the protein MRVSPFDAWIAASIGQDGGTPDPARLAGWQLIALCRALDHARKAPFYRDRLARLPPGFPESFEAFATLPTTTPADLAAQFPRFLAVPQDAVARMVTVATSGTTGPPKRMGLTDADLAETLECFQVVMAVTLNPGETVLILFPADKPDSVGDLIGRGMRRLGALPVFGDPTGNPARLAEALRAHRPASLIAAPSQLRAALEDVTAMQAARETLRSVVYASDFLSPELRERTASRFGCRVFDYYSATEMAYGGGMECLAGAGYHLREAQLYFEVLDPLSDVPLPQGEVGEVAFTTLTCRGVPLLRYRTGDAAAMLPGPCPCGSPLRRLGPILGRIETTTGGFAVVTPDKGKGRA; this is encoded by the coding sequence ATGCGCGTAAGCCCTTTTGACGCCTGGATCGCCGCCTCTATCGGCCAGGACGGCGGCACCCCGGACCCGGCCCGGCTGGCCGGCTGGCAACTTATTGCCCTGTGCCGCGCCCTGGACCATGCCCGCAAGGCCCCCTTTTACCGCGACCGGCTGGCCCGGCTGCCGCCCGGGTTTCCCGAAAGCTTCGAGGCCTTCGCCACGTTGCCGACCACCACGCCGGCCGATCTGGCCGCCCAGTTTCCGCGCTTCCTGGCCGTGCCCCAGGACGCGGTCGCCCGCATGGTCACCGTGGCCACCTCGGGCACCACCGGCCCGCCCAAACGCATGGGCCTCACCGACGCCGACCTTGCCGAAACCTTGGAGTGCTTCCAGGTGGTCATGGCCGTGACGCTTAATCCCGGCGAGACGGTGCTGATCCTGTTTCCGGCCGACAAGCCCGACAGCGTGGGCGACCTCATCGGCCGGGGCATGCGCCGGCTCGGCGCGTTGCCGGTGTTCGGCGACCCGACCGGCAATCCGGCCCGGCTGGCCGAGGCGCTGCGCGCCCATCGTCCGGCCAGTCTCATTGCCGCGCCGTCCCAGCTGCGGGCCGCCCTGGAAGACGTCACCGCCATGCAGGCCGCCCGGGAGACGCTGCGCTCGGTGGTCTACGCCTCGGATTTCCTTTCGCCCGAGCTTCGCGAGCGCACGGCGTCGCGTTTCGGCTGCCGCGTCTTCGACTATTACAGCGCCACGGAAATGGCCTACGGCGGCGGCATGGAATGTCTGGCCGGGGCCGGCTACCATCTGCGCGAGGCGCAGCTCTATTTCGAGGTGCTTGATCCGCTCTCCGACGTCCCCTTGCCCCAGGGCGAAGTGGGGGAGGTGGCCTTCACCACGCTGACCTGTCGCGGCGTGCCGCTTCTGCGCTACCGCACCGGCGACGCGGCGGCCATGCTGCCCGGGCCGTGCCCGTGCGGCAGTCCGCTGCGGCGGCTGGGGCCGATTTTGGGACGCATCGAAACAACTACCGGCGGCTTTGCCGTCGTCACCCCAGACAAGGGAAAGGGTAGGGCATGA